gcttgtattcattttttgttttatataatgtagTTCATTAAGGACATTCAATGAATGGTTTGAAATGTCGAGATTGTTGTTCAGTAAATTAGATACATGGCCCGTGCCGAGCAACAAATGCAAACAAACCTTCGTAACGAGTATAGCCAACAGGACAGTGACGACTGTCAGTCTCAAGTCTAGTGACAGAAAACGTATGAGAGGGAGAAGGAGGCGGAACCATCAGCACAGCTGTCGTTGCGCTACACGTCAGTCCTCCATTGCAGTTTCGGAGGAGAGGGGAGCAGAGCTGCTGTCAGCGAATTTCACTTCACTATAAGTGTAAATTCCACAGATACAGTTCAGAatccttctctttctctgctaCTCACCCAAATCTTCACTCTCCTCCTCATTCAGGTCTGTATCCAAATCAGTCTGGGCCTCTGTAAGATAAATTGTTGCAtcaagggtttctgtgacagtgttactgaattaaaattattaaacaaattgaaTGGTGTATTAAACCTTTTCTAGCAGCAAAAGGGAGCGCAATAGTAGCATGCATAAGCAACAATCCtgatgttactggatcctcaccTAACGCACTATACTTGCAGTCATGGCATGTCATTGTAGCAATGAACATGTTGAAATCTTAACTTGTGCATCCTAGTtaattttggtattattatttgcatttactgtaaacgagtgtatttatattttaagcttgcattgtaaccctttatTGTCCGGTAGCACCCGTAAGGTGTCtgccaaacaaataaatgaaattggCAAACTTACCAAGTTCTCTCTTATCCTCCAACATCGTGTCCACAAGCTCGTCCTCATCTTGGGATCTATCCTGGATGCTTCTTGCATCTAAAAAGGATTGCAGAGTATAAGGAAGAATATTAGTTGATCCAGAAGTGAATTTCAACACAGAGCTGAAGGGAGGTTGCACAGTGGAGACGGTTCTCAAGCCAAACATTTGTTGTCTAACTGCATTCTATAATACAGCATACTAGTCAACAGTCCCAATCATGATCAATGTATTTCAAATCCATTTATTTCCCTTGTTTGAGTTAAACCAAAATAATCACATTCTTTTGTTGTTCTAGAAGCACTGGTACAGGCTTACACACAAGCAACACCTACTAATCTACGTATCTTTAAAAGAATGAATAACTCTGCTTTTAATTGACTTTGCACACACAAGTTGTTGTCTGTTTTGCATTAGCTTTTAAATAGAACAATATGTTCCacaagttgtgttttgtttttcattccctCAAGTTTTTTAAAGagcagtgcactgtgttattacatCAGAGGAACATTGGATATCACTTTCCAAGTGATACCAAGGTTTAGAACCACAGCTATAGAAACAAAGACACAGACAAAACAGTGAGACACCAAATGCAAGTCCTGAAGAATGCATTACCTGAAGTGAGGAGTAGAACAGCGGCAGACAGGACCAGTATGCAGAGAGTCTTCATTGTGACTGTTAGCAGAAGGTTTAGTGTTGTTAACCTTGAGGTTCTGAGTATTTATCTTGTTCTCCATTCAAATCCGCCCGCGTCACTCTGGTATTGTGTCAATAGTTTCCCATTTGTTTGATCAGATCACCACAGGTGATTTTCTTGCAAGTTAGATCTGTTCTTCAGCACGCGACGACTGAACCTCGTCATATCAACCTGTATAACCAAATAAGCAGTGAAAAATGACATTCTTAAAGTGTTTAATGAATTCAACCATTTTGAATTCCCTGagtagaaataacaaaaaaactaaataacaccACTTTACCACAAAATACTCCCCTCTTATACCTCACACTTCTCTGCGATTGTCCGTTATCTTCTCACCCttactattttttttagtttattcctCTCTTGTATTAACTTTTCTAATTTTCAGCTCTTTGTTtgatatttacttttatttccaACTTCTGCTCTTTTCCCATTCTTGCCtttaaagcatatggaagcatgcTAAAATCTTTGTAAAACATACGGAAGCATTATAAAAGTATGGTGTACTGTGTAACAAAGAGGTCATTGCTGTACTTTCAGGAAACCACAGAAAATTGGATTGCCATCAATTCAAATCTGGAAACCAATAAGCAATTCATGAATACGTTTATTTCTCCCTTTTTATGCAAAGACAGAACACCACATTAGATTATAGAACAAAGTCTATCTAGTCCGGCTAACcctttcagtcactgtgtgcacaatttaACCTttttaagtttcctatctatgtacctgttttataatgcataatattttattcaaCGTTTTGGCAGGTCTTGAagtccatagagttcacacaaactgttttaaaatttctgaaaattaaataaaaaaaataaaaaaaatcgtgACCGAAGGGCTTATAATGGCGCCTGTCAGaggaacattgaaaaaaaaaacttataagaATAAAATTATTCACGCCTATTATTTACACTAGTATATTTAAACAATGAGTAAAACCAGTGCTGGAAGTAACGTCTTAATAGTTTCAGTTTATTGATTTAGTAAGGCTTTGGTTACAACCAATCTTATGAATAGTTGTTCCAACATTGCCAGCAGTCGCTATGGAAGCGGCGAGTTAGTGTAATTCGTGCAGTGGAACTTTACCGTGGTTTTAAATTAgatactgcttgttttttttgtttttttttaactcactagTTGTACCGTTACAaacttggatttaaaaaaaaaaatgccgaaAAAGAAACCGTTTAGCgtcaaacaaaagaagaaacagtTACAAGATAAGCGAGAGAGGAAAAGATGTACGTTTGCATCGTTCATTGGTTAGAGAGAcatgtgtgtttgtattaaaaataaaaacaaaacaaatttgataagtaggctgtgtttttttattttgtgtttatgctTACCTGGTAGATACAAGCTAATTTATTTACGGTACGTGCAATTTCAATTGCAACTGTACATAGCCACATTTGTGCAAAGGCAGGTGACGAGGTGTTTATTATTGTCTTGTTAATATTGCTCGCTACcgtaaaagtaataaaaaaaataaaaataaccaataataataataataataataataataataataataataataataatactaataataataatcagcattGAGTCGTGTTCTGCGCAGTTCATGTTTATGGAAACATCAGCAACGTACCACGTTAATAACGGTCAGTGGTACGCTAAAATGGTAATCCTGAATTACAATGTACGACGGTCTTCTTCGCAAGCAGCTGCAGGCCTTGTTGGCTGTCCAGAGCTTACTGATGACATcgataacctcctgctgctgcaggtagtgACGGGAGCATGACTATAAATCAAGGAATGACGGGAAGGCTTCAGAGAAGGAGGGAACGTGTAACCCTGTTGCTGACAGTacctttatatactgtaaacaagCAGGACAGCCAAGGGTGTCTGAATTGGGATGAGTTACAGTTGAATTATTTATGTTGAACAAATTTTATAACCGTCACACAGAAATTATATTTTCCTATAAAAATACTAAAGACCAGTGCTGTATTACTGAAATGCAGTGCACGGGTCTCGGTTTGCATTATTTTGGTCCAAGTTTCGCCCCTGCTCTTTGCTTTCTGGTCCACCTGATGAACTGCGCGCCGGGTCCAACAGCCGTAGCGGCAGCATGGAGAGGCATCGCGAGGAGCACACAGACACCTCCTACAGCGAGTCTGTGTCCCTCCAGGTCAGGAGAATAAACCAGCAGCCTGGCCCCCGCTGGCCTGGGGAGAGAGGCTACGACCCAAACAGGTCAGTCCTCCACTGTGTGCTTTGACTCGCTGCTGTGTTTGTTGGTGGTCAGTGTTCAAGAAGCGCAGGAGGAGAAGAGGGGGCTGGGCAGGAGCAATGGGACCGAAGCAGCTACTCAAGGCATGTGAGGCTGTCACTGCTGGCAAAGGTAGGGAGTGGATCCACTGGAATTATTGGATATGACTGGGGGAAAGAGAATAATTCAATCTTTGTAACTTATGTGGTCCTGTAGGTGCGCAATATTATCATGCTTATAGTGGTGGATATCCTTTTATCTGCAGACATGCAAAGCAAGGTACGGTAGAGTAAGATGATGCCATGTGTCCTTCACGCCTCCATATCTCTCAAACTGAGTTAGTCATGCAGTGTGCAAGTTACACACAAAAATAGTGGTAAACCGTTGACCCCAGGCTCTGTTTTCGACATTCTTGTAATAAGAATAACAGAATGCAGTTAGGTACAGACTTGAGTAAAGCTGTAAAGGAATTGGTGTACTGTGCACTGAAGAAGGCACAAGCTGAAACTACCCGACTGTTTTTCTTATAGTCTAACCTCAAAGTAAGGGTTGAGCGTTTTGAAGGTGGTGCAGACTTGTTCTTGTAGTAAATCTGTGAAATGGAAGAAAGTTACACACAGtggcaacatttatttttaactccaTCTATGTATGTCCAGGTCTCTCATCGTTGGTACATTAGGAGGGAGAGTAATGACCTCTCGTCAAATGCACTGAAATGGCTAGGGTGTATAGAATTCTCACTCTGACCAGCCATTCTTCCTCTATTCCAGTGGACCTGAGCAGCTGGCAGGAGAAGATGGAGCAGGATGCAGTGGCAGCGAACGCCAGGAGTGGGGGACTGGgttcagagggagaggaggatgaggagacgGTGCTAGTGGAACACCACAGTGACGTTGCAATGGAGATAGGAATCCCTTCTCAGGAGCTTTTCAAAGATGGGGTCCTTACTCTGGGCTGTGTGGGTAAGCAGCTTTCAGTGGCTTTGACTACATCTCTgcctttgtttttgcttgttttctccaaaaacaaaattgaaaacctCAGAtgcagtgggggtggggggcatatTTCCTTACATTTTACATCTACTGCACTAACTAAATACCTTGCTATCCTGAAACAGATACTTCTGTACtcataataaaaattacaagACCAGTGCAAACATAATCTTTTTATTTCCAATGCAGAATGACAACTATTCTTCCTGCTcacatccccccaccccccccccccccacccccccacaggGTTCCCGAACGTTGGAAAGTCTTCTCTGAACAATGGGTTGGTGGGCCGGAAGGTGGTGAGCGTGTCCCGGACCCCCGGTCACACCAAGTACTTCCAGACCTATTTCCCTACCCCGACCGTCAAGCTGTGTGACTGCCCAGGACTCATCTTCCCCTCCCTCGTCCATAGGCAGCAACAGGTACAGCCACTTGACCTGGAGTAAATTcccattgtaattgtgtaatttgtaaaaaATTGCAATTACAAGGTAATTGGAGTTGAACCTTGGCAGGCCTGCGGAATTGTAATTGCTGTATAATTGATCGATTTACAGTTCAATTACTTTCCAGGCGTGTTTTACATTAAGCGAATGTTCTTCTTGTATTTTAGTGATCCCCTTTGTTTGCACAAACGTTGTGTAGTATGTTTTTGTGTCTGTAGCTGCCATTACTGCTTGGCAGAGTGAACAGAGTAAGCACGTTAATGTGTGGAGCTATTTATATTGCTTGTTAGGTTCGTTTTATAAGTGGAATTGACTGAATGAAAGCTGCCTAGCAATACATTTGAAAGGTTGATTGAGAGAATAGGGTCCCCTGGTGAGTTATTAGCTGCACAAAATCACATGTCGGTAAGCAATATAATTGAGCCTCAATTACTTTTAATTACTTTGCATCATATCGTAAATAGATGAAGTGTTGTCACATTGATTCAATCCTGACCATCtgaattcacaaaaacacaaacacaaaatgggGCTGCTGTGATTATTGTATAGGCTTTGATGGttgatatttgtaaaaaaaaaaaaaaaaaaaaaaaaaaaggaagaaagaaagaaagaaaggacacTTTGGAGATAAAGAAAATGTGATGTAAGACAATGTGGATTATCGTGATCATTTTTGGTTGATTGCTGAAAATGTATGTGTGCTCCGTCTTTCGAATCAGGCCCTATTGCAAGTGAAtctacagcagcagttgttgatgcatagctCAACCCCTAGTGTCTGTAAGTCACtttagataaaagcatctgctaagtgactaataactattattattgaataataataataataataataataataataataataataataataataataataataataataatatcagtggTGCATAAAAACTTCCAAGTAACCTATAAGTATGCCTGTTGTAGATCTTGGCTGGGATTTACCTCATCGCTCAGATCCAGGAGCCCTAcacttcagtggggtacctggcagagagGATTCCCATCCAGGAACTGCTGAAGCTAAAGCTGAGGAGAGCCGATTGAAGGAGCGGGAGGAGCCTCCATGGACTGCCTGGGACATCTGTGAAGGTAAGGGAAAAGGGGTAAGCCagcgtttttattttttggcttgtTTGATTGCAGGCTTCCGAACTTGCTTGGCCAAAAAGTAAGCGACCAAAAGAAGGTGTTgcaatagaaatacaaaaaagcgATGGCCACAGGCGTGTTACATTTAGTTTTCTCGACCAGTATTTCAAACTTTCCGTTTTCGAGACCCACTTGGTCTACTGGAATTTGTTGGCTTGTTTGCAAGCGACTGTGGTTTCACAGAGCAAAATGTCATATTTGGACCAAGGGGTTTTCTCTTAGAGTTATATCAATAAATTATGTATTGCAGGAGTGCAGTAGAGGTAGCattctgttttgcttttcagTGAAAAGGTGAAGCAGGTAATGGCATTGTGTTTACTGATCACTAGGCTAGTTTCTaactcttttattattatttatttggaagaAGCCTTTGTTCAAGgcgacttacaagtgttacagagcagtacaggtttacaatgcaaaattcatattttaagcacattgtagtttacagtaagagcaatactactaataaagtataatatgaaataagatgcaaCCAGTTAGGATTTatagttatatctacaatgatgTAGTAGTGCAATAAtacattagctgaggatccagtaacgtggtgcttgGGTCAGACAAGTCCAGTGCACAGCAGGAGGggcagatcaagagatctacaagtgcagtctaaacaaaCTGTGGGTTTCTTTGCAGCCTGGGTGGAAAAGAGAGGCTACAAGACGGCGAAAGCGGCATGCAATGACTTGTACCGGGCTGCTAACAACTTGTTGAGGCTGGCTGCGGATGGAAGGCTGTGTCTGTGTATGAGACCACCGGGGTACACACTGCAGAAAGGTAGGAGAGGGATACAAAGAGTGCAATTGAAATATTATCACCGGGACCCACTTATCTTGGTTAATTCTGCTTCCTGTTACCTGATCACTTCACTATGCTCCAACAGCTGTCAGACCACGCAACCTACAGCCCAGGTTCCAGGATGTAGCAGTTTTATCtactataaaatattttcataacctgaaaaaaaaaaaaaaaaacacatgatgctCAGTGCACCAGAAGTTGGATCAGTAAGAATGTTAGTGAATCTAACGAGGTGAGAAAAAGGGATGGAGGGTGTTAGTTAACCCTCCTATCAGAGATGTCAAGatcaccccccccctccccccaaaataatattaacaagcAATTTTtcttaaggctgtattttttttttcacaatttctgAGAAATGCACACATTGCCGTGTGATACGTAGTTTCCCATGAacattcccatttctgaaagaattggCACTTAAAAATAAGAACAGCAAACATCTGTTTTACTGTCGCACTATCTGTCAAATTTAGCTGGATAAGGCTGCTTCTGGTTAATGACgcgatttctttttaaatgtcttcaatgaaaaagcccatagctgcatcaaagatcgaaggtgtttctgctaaagatcgcgctgtccagtacaagaaaggGGAATGTttttttgataattcactgatggtgaaaaaaatctattctaaaaggtgagcataaaaaataaatattctgcaaTTTAGAATTTACTGTTCgggtatttaaatattaaggCATGTATGTTctataataacactgtgtaacacatttttttttttttttttgttcctgggtagtaagtgttatttcctaattgcttatgcctcaaaagtatagaaaatggctattattccccacaaactttgcttttgtgaccaggacagtgatattttaaaatatcactatttccaatgggaaaacgggcaaatgtgtgtcttttcgttcacataaagtcagaaaaaaa
This window of the Polyodon spathula isolate WHYD16114869_AA chromosome 24, ASM1765450v1, whole genome shotgun sequence genome carries:
- the LOC121298598 gene encoding LOW QUALITY PROTEIN: guanine nucleotide-binding protein-like 1 (The sequence of the model RefSeq protein was modified relative to this genomic sequence to represent the inferred CDS: inserted 1 base in 1 codon); the encoded protein is MPKKKPFSVKQKKKQLQDKRERKRGPPDELRAGSNSRSGSMERHREEHTDTSYSESVSLQVRRINQQPGPRWPGERGYDPNRSVLHLFKKRRRRRGGWAGAMGPKQLLKACEAVTAGKVDLSSWQEKMEQDAVAANARSGGLGSEGEEDEETVLVEHHSDVAMEIGIPSQELFKDGVLTLGCVGFPNVGKSSLNNGLVGRKVVSVSRTPGHTKYFQTYFPTPTVKLCDCPGLIFPSLVHRQQQILAGIYLIAQIQEPYTSVGYLAERIPIQELLKLKXEESRLKEREEPPWTAWDICEAWVEKRGYKTAKAACNDLYRAANNLLRLAADGRLCLCMRPPGYTLQKAG